The Megalopta genalis isolate 19385.01 unplaced genomic scaffold, iyMegGena1_principal scaffold0037, whole genome shotgun sequence DNA window CCAATTGCATGCAACAATGCTAGAACTGGGTAAAAGTATAGAGCAGCATAAATAGAAAACTTCCCATTGACTGGTAAAACTTTCCTAGCTATCAGTGGCCTTATCAGCAACATGATAGCTACTCCtaaagcgtaacaaatgaataCCATAGTATACCTGAAAATTAAAGTAATTGATAAATCAGCATGGAAAAAAGAGTATTTCGTAATTTTATGATCTTTTCGGTACTGACAAGGGATACACAGCCTCTTGCGTACAATGCAGAGATTCTTCATAGTCTGGACTAGGATTATGGAACAACGTATACCAGTCTGAAAGTTTGGTAGTTCTACATGATATGATCTTGAAGGTGCCTATAGGTTCGGACAGTTGCACCGTAATGATAGACGCAGCGACAACCTCGAATAAAGCGGACAGATGCAGCGCAGTCACTTCCTTGGGTATATTGTGCCTCatcgatttattatcgataCAAAACCAATGTAACACCAAGGGCAACAATGCCATAAACCCAAGGTAGAGCCAGTCATAAAATATAGGCTCGTCGTTGCAAGGCACGCAGATCGAAGATGCATTTACCCTGAAACCGTTAGGG harbors:
- the LOC117221285 gene encoding JNK1/MAPK8-associated membrane protein, whose protein sequence is MCSLSKGNILSACPGLYCGRELLPDGNWTDCGACPNGFRVNASSICVPCNDEPIFYDWLYLGFMALLPLVLHWFCIDNKSMRHNIPKEVTALHLSALFEVVAASIITVQLSEPIGTFKIISCRTTKLSDWYTLFHNPSPDYEESLHCTQEAVYPLYTMVFICYALGVAIMLLIRPLIARKVLPVNGKFSIYAALYFYPVLALLHAIGGGLIYYSFPYITIILSVLSNAAHFAFKLDQTMKSLLLSSITNLKNVIVILGHWLIHAYGIIAVATQCGISIHPAMIALVPLPALFYILTVRFTDPQKLT